The sequence CGAGCAGGTTGATGCCGATGACGATGTGACCAAGCAGATTGCCGGCGACGGTATAGCCGATGACGCTCTGGTACTGAAGCTCCTCAATTTTTCCGATATCGTGGAGGATGGCGCCGGCGGCCAGCAGGTCCCGGTCGGCTTCGGGCACATTGGCGGCAAGGCCGAGGGCCGTCGCATGGACCCTAAGGGAATGCTCCAACAAGCCGCCGATGTAGGCCTGGTGGTGGGTCATTGCCGCCGGAGCGTTCACATAGGCGCGGCGGATGTCCCCTTCGGCGAAGAGACGCGCCAGCAACATCTTCAGATGGGGATTGGCGATGGCGGCGATGGCGCGATCCAAATCGGCCTCCAGTTGGTCACGATCTAAGGGGGTCACCGGCAGGAAGTGGCCCCAGTCAACCTCCCGGGCGTCGACCGGTTCGACACCGTGGATATGCAGTTGGATGGCTCCCTGGTATTCTGTGGCCTGGCCGCGGATGCGAAAAACAGTCTCCTCCTTCAGGATTTGGGCAAACTGCTCGCCCTTGTCCCAGGCTCTCGCCTCCACCTTGCCCGATCGATCCTCCAAGGTGGCGGTGAGATAATGCCCCTTCGCGGCGTCGCGGTAAGGCATAAGGGAAAAACGGCGAACAACCAAAAGGTCATGAAAGGCCTGACCATGTTTGATGTCTTTGACCATAAGACGGCCTGTCGGATGGACTTCGCATGCTTGTGTCACAGGGACAACTCCTTTTCTGTTCGGGTCGCGAGACCAAATAAGAATATGATATGAGACCAATAAGATAAAAAGATAAGGAAACCGTACAAGAAATCGGATATGCGTAATGAGAATAAAGGAACCCAGCCCATATTTGTTCGGCAAAGGGGCTGCAATTTCCTTGCACGAAAAAATGCCTTTCAACCAGCAGGCAGCTCGTTAAAAGGCATTTTTTATTTATGTGGCGTCTTTTGAGTCGGCTATTACGGATCAATCAGTTCTAGCCGTTCATGCATTCTTCCGCTTATAATGAATTCAGTTCACAAGCTCACTCACGGCGGAGGTGATCGTCCCATGAGCAGTTCCTTGCAAGTCATCCTAACCCGCACCGCGAACCAGCCCGTAAACCGGGCCATCGAATTCATCGTCAACGCCGGTCGCGTGCTCCTCGAATCGAACGCCGAGGTGTACCGGGTGCAAGACACGGTCCAAAAGATGGGAACCGCTCTCGGCATCGACGATCTGGAGAGTTATGTCACCCCGGCGGGCGTCTTCGTCAGCTATGTCGATGACGAAGGCAACCCCCGCACCTACTTCCGGCGCGTATCAAAAAAAGGCGTCAATCTCAGCCGGATTTCCGCCATCAATCATCTCTCCCGCCAGGTGGCCCGCAAAGAGATCTCCCTCGAAGCCGCCTTTGCCGATTTGGAAAAAATCGAAAACACGCCGCCCCCCTATTCACCGCTGCTGAGACTCGCCGTCATCTCGATGACGGCAGCCGGTTCCGCCGCCATCTTCGGCGGCGAATGGATGGAATGCGGACTGGCCCTGGTGATGGCCTTTCTCGCCTTTTTGCTGATCGACGGCACCAAACTCGTCGCCATCGCCTATCTGCGCGAACTGCTCCTGGGCGCTGTCGGCACCGGCCTCGTCCTGGCGGCGCGCGCGAGCATCAATTTTGACATCGGCCCCGTTGTGGCCGGGGTGCTGGTATCGGCCATCCCGGGCGCTTTTATGGTCAACTCGGTTCGGGATATCATCGCCGGCGACCTGATCTCCGGCGCCATCCGGGGCCTCGAGTCAGCCGGCCTCGCGGCTGCCCTCTTTGGCGGGGCCGGCATCACGCTGTCCATGGTGGGCACCCAGTACCTGTCCGAACCGGTGGTGCCGCAGCCGCCGATCATCGCCGTCAGCTTTTTCGTTTCCGCTCTCTTCAGCATTTTTAACCATGCGCCGAAGGGACTGGTCTTTTCCGGCGGAGTGACAGGGATGCTCAGCGCCACCGTTCTCTATCTGGCCGTGTCCAATGGTTACACGCTGATCCTGGGCATGTTCTGGGGCGCCATCGTCGTCGCCATCGTCAGCGAGATCCTCGCCCGCATCCACCTCGTACCTGTCACCGTCTTCATCATCGGCGGTTTTATGCCCCTGTTGCCGGGGATTTGGTTTTTCCGGGCCACCATCTTCCTCTTCACGGGAAACTACCTCGACGTCCTGGAACCGCTGATGGTCGGCTTCGGCGGCATTGTCGCCGTGGGCGCCGGCGTGGCCATCGTGACAGCGGTGATGCGGCACTGGAAACAGAACCGGTGGAACATCCGCCTTGACTGGCGCTACTGGCATAAACGGGTGAAGCGGAGCCTGTAGCGGCAAGCGCCCAGGAGTAATGAATATAGAAACATTCGGCTTCAGTCCTTGCCGTCGCTCCCGCTGACGCGCCCCAGGCCGCCGCAGTTCGGACAAGCCTGGACGGTCAAGGGTTGTTCCAGGCCGCTCAATTCCATCAGTTCAGCGTCAAGCAGGATCGTCTTCGTCGGTCCGTCGGCGATGATCTCGCCCTGTTGGATGACGATCGTCCGATCGCAGTTCTCCAAGACCATGTCCAGATCATGGCTGGTGATGATTTTCGTATGGGGAAAGCTGCGCAGCAATTCCATAAACCGCCTGCGCGATTTCGGATCCAATGCCGACGTGGGCTCGTCCATGACGAGGATGTCCGGCCCCATGGACAAGACAGAGGCAATGGCGGCGGCGCGCTTCTCCCCGCCGGAGAGCTTAAAGGGCGCCCGATCCTTCAGGTGAGCGATCCCGACGGCCGCCAAGGCCGCCTCGACCCGCTTCTCCACCGCTTGTTCATCCAGCTTGCTGTTGCGCGGGCCAAAAGCCACGTCATCATAGACGGTGGTCATGAACAACTGATCGTCGGGATCCTGAAAGACCATGCCCATCCGTTGCCGGATCTGGGGCAAGGTCTTTTTTGTCACGGCGATGCCGTCCACGACGATCTCCCCGCTCGAAGGCCAAAGCAGCCCCATCATCAGCAACAACAGCGTTGTCTTGCCGGCGCCGTTACCACCGATGATGGCCACCGACTCACCCGGCGTGACGTGAAAGGACAGCCCCTTGATCGCCGGGTGGCCGTCGGGATAGGTATAACGCAGGTTGTTGACTTCCAGTTTGCCACCGCTCATCGCAGCACCCCCGTAATCAAAGAACCGAGCCACGCCGACAGGTTTACGAAGCGGGCCGCCAGGAAAAAGGCGACCCAACCGGCGGTAAAGCCGTAATCGCTCGCCTTGACCTTCATCGCCGCCTCTCCGGCCTGAAAATCGCCGTCAAAGCCGCGCAGCCGCATGGCCTCATAGACGCGCTGGGCCCTGTCCACCGTCCGCAGCAACAGTTGCCCCGCCAGGGATCCCCAGGCAGTCCAATGGACGCCCCTTTGCTCGGGCGCCCGCAGCGAGTAAGCCATGACGGTGCGCTGCACCTCTTCCATCAGCACGGAAATATACCGGTAGGTCAGCATCAACTGCAGCACGAACAGCTTCGGCGCCTTGAGCAGGCGCAATGCGACAGCGATGCGGTCCATCCCCGTCGTCGCGATCAAGATAAGCGTGGCCGTCACCGTCAGGGCCGATTTAAGAAGAAGCGAAACAAAAACGAGCCATCCCGCTGAAAGGGTCATTCCGCCTACCGTGACGACCTCCCGGTTAAGCAAGGGGCTCAAGATGCCAATGGTGACCACAAAAGCCTCTACAAACAAGAGGCGCTTCACGATGGCATCGGGCGGCAACTCGGCAAGGGCCATCAGCACGACAGGAAAAAGCGCCAGCGGCAGCAGCGCCCCGATCGCCCGGCTGTCAAAAGAAGTAACCACAGCTAAGTACATAACTGTGGTTACGAGTTTCGCGACCGGGTGCAGCCTATGGATAGAGGTCTGGCGTCGCGCCAGATCGTCCAGATGTCTCATGCTGAGGAGTGAATCGGCCATATTCCACATCGTCGTTAGTCCCCGTCCTACGAATCTCAGGCGTTGACCTTTCGTTGCTGTCGTTTCGACAGATGGATCAAAAATCCGATCAAGGCGGACAGGGCCAGCGTCAGCAGGCCGCCGACGATGCCGGACACGGACGTTCCCGCATTGACATTCGGCCAGGACGCTTCCGCCGTCTCGGTTGCCTCCGTCGCGCCTGACTCGGAAGCGTTCAAAAGGGAGGCGCCGGACGCAGTGGAACCGGTGTCACCCGATTTTACTGCCGGGTTATCTATTATTTCCGATTTTGCCGCAGTTGTTTCTGAGGGCTCTGACTCGGCTCTTTTGAAGTCGTAATCAGGTAAAAAGGCCGTCTTTTTTTGGAGCACGGCAAAGGCATTGTGCACATCATCGGAAGCTTCCAATTCCGTCGTTCCCGCTGTCTTCTCCATCGACCATTCCAGTCCGTCCGGATTTGCCGACGCAAACCAGGACAGCAGGCCACCGACGATCACAGCGGAAACGGCCAGTCCCTGCAACACCTTGCGCAACGAAAGATCGCCATAGCTTTGACCGGTGATTGCCAGCTCCAGGATCTCCGGGCGGCTTTTCCAGACAAAGGTCACGATGGCCGCCGTCACCAGACCTTCCACGATGCCGATGGCCAGGTGGATCGGCTGCATCAACAACAGGAAGGTGTTAAAGGGCAGTTCTGTCTTGCCCGATAAGATCGTCTCCAAAACCACGCTGAAGGCGCCCAGTTGAAGACCGACGACAACAGATGCAATCGAGGCCACAAGCATGCGGTTGGCCGTCAGTCCCTTTCTTAGGATGGCTTTATACAGCAATGGGTAGGCGACAAAACAACTGAATGCGCCCATATTGATCAGGTTGCATCCATAGGCGAGCAGACCGCCGTCCGCAAAAAACAACGCCTGAATCAATAATATAGAAGCCATCGTCAGAAAACCGGCATAAGGTCCCAGCATGATCGACAGCAGCATGCCGCCGCCGATGTGACCGCTCGAACCGGTGCCGGGGATCGAAAAGTTGATCATCTGCGCGGCAAAGACAAAAGCCCCCATCACCCCCATCATGGGGATGATCTTTTCATCGATGTTGTTCTGGACTTTTTTCATCGAGTAGGCCGCAGCTCCAGCGGCAGCAGCCCAGAGGGTCCCCCCCACGACGGGAGAGATGAGCGCGTCGGCCATATGCATATTCGTAAGCTCCTCTCAAAAAAATGACCCATTACGGGTGTTGTCGCATACCCCTTCATGGGGACAACCCTTCATGGGCCGATTTTGAGATATATTGATCAAACGCATAAAGCCTTCAAGACTTCAATACCCCTAATCTATCATCAACTCCTGGGGGCGTCAAGGTTTGCCGCTGTCATAACCACTTCATCTTATCCATATCATCCCCCCGCAGTATCGGGGTGATCTTCGATTGCAACGGTTCCGGCACATCCTTCAGCCGGATGTCCTCGATCTGAAGGATATCAATCGTGTCGAGTTTCAGCCGCTGCGCCAGTTCCTTGGCCGTCAGCCCTCGATTTTTTCGCAGTTCTCTCACCGTTTTATTTTTGATGCCAAAGCCAAACACAGGTCTCCCCCTCCTGCTGTATTCTTCAACATTTGCAGGAGAAAATCCTTGTCCACATCCGTTGATTTCCTTCCGCTGCGGCCGAGAACAGGGCTATAAAAACAGGGGGCGCGCGGAACCCATTTCGATATCGACGACGACGGGCTTTTCCCGCGTCATTGCCGTGGCCAAGGCTGCAGGCAGCTGCGAGCTTTCACTCACCCTGAACCCTTCAGCGCCACAGGCGATGGCCACCGCCGCAAAATCGAGTGGGGCGAGGTCTGTTCCCAGCGGCTTCAACCCCGCCTTTTCCATGCGATCCGCTTCTAAAGCATACCTTCGGTCATGAAACACGAGGACGACCACCGGGAGTTGATGCCGCACCGCCGTGACGATTTCCGTAAGGGTCAGCGGCAAGCCGCCATCACCTGTGAGCACAACGACTCTCTTTCCCGGCTCGGCCGCTTGCGCCCCGATGGCGTAGGGCAATGCGGCGCCAATGGACCGCCAGTTCTCTGACAGGATCACCTGTTGCCTTTTCGGCAGAAAACCCCGGTCAAACCAGTGCATGAATTCACCAGTATCGACAGCGATGATCGCGTCAGGGGGCACTCGATCATTCAACAGGGAGATGACCTGTGGCGGATCGATCGGTTCGCTCGAGCCCTTGGGGCTGTTCTCTTGACCCACCGGCGCAATCATGGCCAAGAGCGCGTCATGGGCTTGTTCTATTTCCCCGATCCACGCTGAATCCGGCCGGTCCTGTTGAGCCTTCTCCACCAACATGGGCAAAATTGCGGCCACATCGCCCGTGAGGGAACAGGGGCGGAGCTCATGGGCCAACCATTTGGGATGGGTGTCGATTTGCGCCACAGCGATGTGGGCGGGGATGAATTTGTGTTCAAAGGGGCTTGCGCCGATCAGCAGGATCAGATCGGCCCGCGCGAGGGGTTCCGGGATGTGGGCCTCCCCCAATCCGCCGAGGAACCTTTTATCCGTCGCCGGGACGATGGCACGGGCGCCTTGACCGGGAATGATCCCGGCGCCCAGCGCTTCTGTCAATTGCAGGAGTTCATCGCGAAAGGGGAGTGCCCTTCGTCCGACGATGACCAGCGGACGCTTGCACTGGTTCAGCAGGTCTGCCACTTGGTCGATGTCTCCCTGCATCTTCGGGAGCTGCGGCGCGCCCAGGGCAGGGATGGCGACGATTTCCGGAGCCGGGCTGCTTTGGATGTCTTTGGGGATCGTGATCTGGCAAGGAACTCTGTCGCCGATCGCCTTTTCCATGGCGGCTTTGAGTATATCGATCGCCGATTCCGGCCGGGTGAGCGTGACGGTCATCGCCGTGATCGGGGCGAAGAGTTGCTGCTGATCGATATACTGCTTGGCGGCGGTCGCCACCTTCCCTGTCTCCACCTGTCCGGTGATGACCAAAAGGGGGATCTCGTCCCGGTAGGCGTCCGCCACGGCGTTGACGAGATTCGCCGCTCCCGGTCCGGCAGTGGCGATACACAGACCGGGCCGGCCTGTTGCCCTGGCTTCGCCGCCGGCCATGAAGGCGGCCCCCGTTTCACTGACCGCGCCGATATAGCGCAGCGATTGGGTTCTGCCCAAGGCGTCGAGCAAGGGAAAAATCGCGTCGCCAGCCACCCCGTACACGCGCTCGATCCCCCACTCCGCAACAGCCCGCCAAAGCAGAGCGGCGACGGTAGATTGCACAAGCTTGTCCTCCATCCTCAACGATTGATCGCGCCCTTATTATGCGCAAAAAAACCAATGCTGCAATGAAGTTTTTCCGAACCGCAACCGTAATTATGATATAATCGGATTCAAAAAAATATGTGTAGCATGGGAGGACGGTAGTTTTGGCTCTTTCTCTTTCTTTGACCCTGCTTCCGATCGCGGTCATCGTTTTGTTGATGACCTGGCGACGGATGGCGGCCGATCTCAGTGGCATGGTAGGATGGTTGCTTAGCCTGTTGATCGCTTGCCTTTTCTTCTCCACCAGTTGGGAGGCGGGATTGCGCGCCAGCCTGGCCGGCGTTGTCTCCTCCTTCCCCGTTTCGCTGATGGTGCTCGCCTCGATTCTCCAGATCACCTTTATGGAACGGACCGGCGCCTTAAAGCGCATCGTCGTTTTTGTCAAAACCCTGGCGCCCCAGGACAAGGCCGTGCAGATCATGCTCCTGAACGTGGGCGCCGGCACGCTCCTCGTCTCCATCGGCGCCACGCCCGTGTCGATCCTGCCGCCGATCCTGGTGGCCCTCGGCTATTCGACCTTTGTCGCCGTGGCGCTGCCGGCCATCGGCTTTGACGCCCTTTGCACCTACGCCCTGCTCGGCGCGCCCCTCGTCGTCTTCGCCGACTTGACCGGCACGTCCCTCGTCCAGGCGGCCCAGGTGTTCTCCAAGTTTCTTCCCATGATTTCCACCCTGATCGGTTTCGGCATGCTCTGGATCGTCGGGCGCTGGGATCTGGTGCGACGGGGCTTCCTGCCCTGCCTGATCGCCGGCATGACCAACGGCGGGACGGCCGTCGCCATCAGTTACATCCCCTTCTTCGCCTCCGGCGTCGTCCTGACGGGCGTGATCGCCGGTTCCTGCACCATCCTGGTGATGCTCCTCTACCTCAAAGTGACGGGGCGGCCGATCATCGACCGTTCCGGCCTGACCGAGGCAGACCTGGCTGTGGAAAAACAGATGTCCCTGTCTGTGGCCCTTTCCCCTTGGTTGATTCTCTGCGCCATCTTGATGGTGACAAACTTTTTCCCGCCCCTCTTCCAACTGCTCTTTGCCGATTGGGCCATGCCCCTGGCGATCATCCCCGGCCAGGTGATCAAGACGCGCATGCTCTGGAACGCCTACACCTGGGTGCTCGTCAGCACGGCCTTGTCGATGATCTGGCTCAGGCCGGACCGGACCGCTGTTTCGGAGACGATCGCCAAGTGGCTCCAACGGGCGCCCCGGCCCACCTTGGCCGCCGCCGTCTTCTTCGCCATCGCCTTTGTGATGAACAACTCGGGCATGCAGAACATCGAAGGCGTCTGGAAGATCGCTGATCCGGCGACCAACATGATCTCCATTCTGGCGAAGGCCTCGGCGTCAACCTTCGGCGTCCTCTATCCCTTTGTCAGCGGCTACCTGGGGCTCTTCGGCGGTTTTGTCAGCGGCAGCGAAGCCTCGACGATCGCCATGTTCACCAAGTACCACCTGCTCACATCAAAACTCCTGAACGTCGACCCCCTGATCGTCATCGCCGGGACGGCCATCGGCGGCGGGTTGGCCAGCGTCATCTCGCCGGCGAAGCTGCAAAATGCCGCCGCCACCATTGACGCCCTCGGCATTGAGAGCGAAGTGATCAAGACGGCTTTCGTGCTGTCGGCGCTGCTGACGGCGATCACGGCGGTGATGGCGCAGGTGTTGGCCTTTATTTGATAGTAAACCTGTCTCTGCCACGGTAACGGTGTAACGAGAATCTTGACGGCAACCCCCTGCTGCGCCAAGGCGACAGCAGGGGGTCTGTTTTTTTTCGCCTCGCTATTCGACAGGTTTGACGATGGTGACGCCTTCCACATACTTGCGGCTCATGAGATGACGTTTTTTCCGGTCTTCTTTGCTTTCAAAGACAATGTCCATGTCGTAGTTTTCGGGATAGAGATGTGCGGCTTCGATGCGGAGGGAGAGGCGCTTGTGATTGATCATGATCTTTTTCTTCTTATACATGACCCCCACTTCGCCCCGGTGGTTCACCAATTCGCAGACGATGCCCATGCCGTCCAGGGTGGAGATGTAAACGGCGTCGCCCAGTTGAAAGGTCGTCTTCGCTTTCCCATTCACTGATTTTGACGGCTCTTTTGGCGCTGCGTTTGGCGTCGGCTTTTGGATTGGCTCTTGCGCCGTATTTTCAGCAGGCACTCTCTCTTGAATGACGGCGTCGTCTACCCCATCGAGATGTTGCAACTCTC comes from Heliomicrobium gestii and encodes:
- a CDS encoding 3'-5' exoribonuclease YhaM family protein, whose translation is MTQACEVHPTGRLMVKDIKHGQAFHDLLVVRRFSLMPYRDAAKGHYLTATLEDRSGKVEARAWDKGEQFAQILKEETVFRIRGQATEYQGAIQLHIHGVEPVDAREVDWGHFLPVTPLDRDQLEADLDRAIAAIANPHLKMLLARLFAEGDIRRAYVNAPAAMTHHQAYIGGLLEHSLRVHATALGLAANVPEADRDLLAAGAILHDIGKIEELQYQSVIGYTVAGNLLGHIVIGINLLDREIAGLPGFPEELRLRLLHLIASHHGEYEWQSPKRPQTAEAMILHYADRFDADMFKVRQALGEAKDGWSPYLKGMERRFYAGVADSGALQGNVAQASPAQSASQPSPHDRGGGERS
- a CDS encoding energy-coupling factor ABC transporter permease — translated: MHMADALISPVVGGTLWAAAAGAAAYSMKKVQNNIDEKIIPMMGVMGAFVFAAQMINFSIPGTGSSGHIGGGMLLSIMLGPYAGFLTMASILLIQALFFADGGLLAYGCNLINMGAFSCFVAYPLLYKAILRKGLTANRMLVASIASVVVGLQLGAFSVVLETILSGKTELPFNTFLLLMQPIHLAIGIVEGLVTAAIVTFVWKSRPEILELAITGQSYGDLSLRKVLQGLAVSAVIVGGLLSWFASANPDGLEWSMEKTAGTTELEASDDVHNAFAVLQKKTAFLPDYDFKRAESEPSETTAAKSEIIDNPAVKSGDTGSTASGASLLNASESGATEATETAEASWPNVNAGTSVSGIVGGLLTLALSALIGFLIHLSKRQQRKVNA
- a CDS encoding thiamine pyrophosphate-binding protein, which encodes MQSTVAALLWRAVAEWGIERVYGVAGDAIFPLLDALGRTQSLRYIGAVSETGAAFMAGGEARATGRPGLCIATAGPGAANLVNAVADAYRDEIPLLVITGQVETGKVATAAKQYIDQQQLFAPITAMTVTLTRPESAIDILKAAMEKAIGDRVPCQITIPKDIQSSPAPEIVAIPALGAPQLPKMQGDIDQVADLLNQCKRPLVIVGRRALPFRDELLQLTEALGAGIIPGQGARAIVPATDKRFLGGLGEAHIPEPLARADLILLIGASPFEHKFIPAHIAVAQIDTHPKWLAHELRPCSLTGDVAAILPMLVEKAQQDRPDSAWIGEIEQAHDALLAMIAPVGQENSPKGSSEPIDPPQVISLLNDRVPPDAIIAVDTGEFMHWFDRGFLPKRQQVILSENWRSIGAALPYAIGAQAAEPGKRVVVLTGDGGLPLTLTEIVTAVRHQLPVVVLVFHDRRYALEADRMEKAGLKPLGTDLAPLDFAAVAIACGAEGFRVSESSQLPAALATAMTREKPVVVDIEMGSARPLFL
- the cbiQ gene encoding cobalt ECF transporter T component CbiQ, producing MWNMADSLLSMRHLDDLARRQTSIHRLHPVAKLVTTVMYLAVVTSFDSRAIGALLPLALFPVVLMALAELPPDAIVKRLLFVEAFVVTIGILSPLLNREVVTVGGMTLSAGWLVFVSLLLKSALTVTATLILIATTGMDRIAVALRLLKAPKLFVLQLMLTYRYISVLMEEVQRTVMAYSLRAPEQRGVHWTAWGSLAGQLLLRTVDRAQRVYEAMRLRGFDGDFQAGEAAMKVKASDYGFTAGWVAFFLAARFVNLSAWLGSLITGVLR
- a CDS encoding L-lactate permease, translated to MALSLSLTLLPIAVIVLLMTWRRMAADLSGMVGWLLSLLIACLFFSTSWEAGLRASLAGVVSSFPVSLMVLASILQITFMERTGALKRIVVFVKTLAPQDKAVQIMLLNVGAGTLLVSIGATPVSILPPILVALGYSTFVAVALPAIGFDALCTYALLGAPLVVFADLTGTSLVQAAQVFSKFLPMISTLIGFGMLWIVGRWDLVRRGFLPCLIAGMTNGGTAVAISYIPFFASGVVLTGVIAGSCTILVMLLYLKVTGRPIIDRSGLTEADLAVEKQMSLSVALSPWLILCAILMVTNFFPPLFQLLFADWAMPLAIIPGQVIKTRMLWNAYTWVLVSTALSMIWLRPDRTAVSETIAKWLQRAPRPTLAAAVFFAIAFVMNNSGMQNIEGVWKIADPATNMISILAKASASTFGVLYPFVSGYLGLFGGFVSGSEASTIAMFTKYHLLTSKLLNVDPLIVIAGTAIGGGLASVISPAKLQNAAATIDALGIESEVIKTAFVLSALLTAITAVMAQVLAFI
- a CDS encoding threonine/serine exporter family protein, producing the protein MSSSLQVILTRTANQPVNRAIEFIVNAGRVLLESNAEVYRVQDTVQKMGTALGIDDLESYVTPAGVFVSYVDDEGNPRTYFRRVSKKGVNLSRISAINHLSRQVARKEISLEAAFADLEKIENTPPPYSPLLRLAVISMTAAGSAAIFGGEWMECGLALVMAFLAFLLIDGTKLVAIAYLRELLLGAVGTGLVLAARASINFDIGPVVAGVLVSAIPGAFMVNSVRDIIAGDLISGAIRGLESAGLAAALFGGAGITLSMVGTQYLSEPVVPQPPIIAVSFFVSALFSIFNHAPKGLVFSGGVTGMLSATVLYLAVSNGYTLILGMFWGAIVVAIVSEILARIHLVPVTVFIIGGFMPLLPGIWFFRATIFLFTGNYLDVLEPLMVGFGGIVAVGAGVAIVTAVMRHWKQNRWNIRLDWRYWHKRVKRSL
- a CDS encoding energy-coupling factor ABC transporter ATP-binding protein; the protein is MSGGKLEVNNLRYTYPDGHPAIKGLSFHVTPGESVAIIGGNGAGKTTLLLLMMGLLWPSSGEIVVDGIAVTKKTLPQIRQRMGMVFQDPDDQLFMTTVYDDVAFGPRNSKLDEQAVEKRVEAALAAVGIAHLKDRAPFKLSGGEKRAAAIASVLSMGPDILVMDEPTSALDPKSRRRFMELLRSFPHTKIITSHDLDMVLENCDRTIVIQQGEIIADGPTKTILLDAELMELSGLEQPLTVQACPNCGGLGRVSGSDGKD
- a CDS encoding helix-turn-helix domain-containing protein, coding for MFGFGIKNKTVRELRKNRGLTAKELAQRLKLDTIDILQIEDIRLKDVPEPLQSKITPILRGDDMDKMKWL